GTTAACCAGGAAAAGAACGAGGCATTGATAAAACAATTGCGATCTCAGATCGGTTTTCAAACccaaattattgaaaatttatctgcaaattccaaattaattGAGAATTATGAGAACTGTAAGACCGAATTAGCTACTAAATCCACCAAGTTAGAAATATTAGAAGTTCAATTGGaggaattaaattttagtCTTCTTAAAAAGAATCaagaaattgcaaaacttattataaacaacaaaaatacatcaGAATTACAATTAGagaattatattgaaatagaaaatcaTGGTAAATGTCAACGCAGATTAGCAGATGAATCtaaaaatttggaaatttgtGGGGTTCAATTAAAGAAACTCAAGTTTAGTCTGCTAGAAAAGGATCAAATTATTTCGACACTTCAGAATGGCAGAGAATATCGGAAAACAATTcagaagaataataataaagataaagatcATTTAAGACCTCAACTTTTAAATAGAACACTGGAAATTTTTAGTTCACCTAATTGCATTCCGTTTAGAGGCTCTTCTGGGCTGTTTAAAATAGGATTACCTGGTTCAGAGGCTTTCGATGTTTTATGTGATAATCACATCGCTGGGCCTGGATGGCTAGTTATACAACAGCGGATTGGAGGATCCCAGgattttaatgtaaattgGACTACGTATCGCAATGGATTCGGTTCATTTAATAGTGATTTTTTCCTGGGTTTGGAAAAAATACATCTTCTGACGAGTTTGCGGACTCACGAACTGTATGTGAATTTGGTTGATGAATATGACagtaacaa
This is a stretch of genomic DNA from Drosophila albomicans strain 15112-1751.03 chromosome 3, ASM965048v2, whole genome shotgun sequence. It encodes these proteins:
- the LOC117572347 gene encoding fibroleukin-like isoform X1; this encodes MRQIIIYAVIISTLYEIHVISAATVDANMKVSLENMSKELQQKKSNETIINNLRKKLVNQEKNEALIKQLRSQIGFQTQIIENLSANSKLIENYENCKTELATKSTKLEILEVQLEELNFSLLKKNQEIAKLIINNKNTSELQLENYIEIENHGKCQRRLADESKNLEICGVQLKKLKFSLLEKDQIISTLQNGREYRKTIQKNNNKDKDHLRPQLLNRTLEIFSSPNCIPFRGSSGLFKIGLPGSEAFDVLCDNHIAGPGWLVIQQRIGGSQDFNVNWTTYRNGFGSFNSDFFLGLEKIHLLTSLRTHELYVNLVDEYDSNKFVWYDDFKISDEENGYALSLGKTKLNSSDDFLKYHRNMKFSTFDRDNDLNKRLNCAKQFRSGWWFNNCFKCDLNHRQTKFLQCNTTPYKEVKMLIRPKQ
- the LOC117572347 gene encoding fibroleukin-like isoform X2, with protein sequence MKVSLENMSKELQQKKSNETIINNLRKKLVNQEKNEALIKQLRSQIGFQTQIIENLSANSKLIENYENCKTELATKSTKLEILEVQLEELNFSLLKKNQEIAKLIINNKNTSELQLENYIEIENHGKCQRRLADESKNLEICGVQLKKLKFSLLEKDQIISTLQNGREYRKTIQKNNNKDKDHLRPQLLNRTLEIFSSPNCIPFRGSSGLFKIGLPGSEAFDVLCDNHIAGPGWLVIQQRIGGSQDFNVNWTTYRNGFGSFNSDFFLGLEKIHLLTSLRTHELYVNLVDEYDSNKFVWYDDFKISDEENGYALSLGKTKLNSSDDFLKYHRNMKFSTFDRDNDLNKRLNCAKQFRSGWWFNNCFKCDLNHRQTKFLQCNTTPYKEVKMLIRPKQ